From one bacterium HR17 genomic stretch:
- the kanE_3 gene encoding Alpha-D-kanosaminyltransferase produces MLQFRIRPAMERHWDDDRHVVHAEWGRRWSGGVNQAFLLVRGLMARGVPGTLVCPRGAPLERRAMMAGVPVVTFPLRGEHSLPTWWRFARWLCERRRITPSLIVHAHSRRGALPTLLIARWLKLPTILHWRVAAPLPRWLVPLADQVIAVSEASARAAMQAGIATDRIAVVRSAIEPDHFTPHRDARQQERIRWGLAKHAFVVAGVGRLVAGKGYEVVLDALAAMNENERPILLLAGDGPLGPSLEQMVDRWRLGLWVRFVGFQDDVRAVLWAADAFVHVPTHFPEGTPNAILEAMAACLPVIATPVGGTGEIVEPDRTGLLVPPGDTVALVEALRRLRADPAERHRLGAAAQTYVREHHSLNRLVERVNAIYTHLWHEHEAVLC; encoded by the coding sequence ATGTTACAATTTCGCATTAGACCGGCGATGGAAAGGCACTGGGACGACGACAGGCATGTTGTCCACGCTGAATGGGGGCGCCGATGGTCCGGAGGCGTCAACCAAGCCTTTTTGCTGGTGCGGGGGTTGATGGCACGCGGCGTGCCAGGAACACTTGTTTGCCCTCGTGGTGCCCCGTTGGAACGGCGGGCGATGATGGCAGGCGTGCCCGTGGTTACTTTCCCGTTACGAGGCGAGCACAGCCTGCCGACTTGGTGGCGGTTTGCCCGGTGGCTGTGCGAGCGGCGCCGCATCACACCGTCGCTCATCGTCCACGCTCACAGCCGGCGCGGGGCGTTGCCGACCTTGCTGATTGCCCGCTGGCTAAAGTTGCCGACGATCCTGCACTGGCGGGTCGCCGCGCCGCTGCCTCGGTGGTTGGTGCCTCTAGCCGATCAGGTCATTGCCGTCTCCGAGGCAAGCGCTCGCGCCGCGATGCAGGCAGGTATCGCCACCGATCGCATCGCCGTCGTCCGCAGCGCCATTGAGCCAGACCACTTCACCCCGCACCGAGACGCCCGACAGCAGGAGCGGATACGATGGGGACTTGCAAAACACGCCTTCGTCGTCGCCGGCGTTGGGCGGCTGGTCGCGGGCAAAGGCTACGAAGTCGTGTTGGACGCGCTAGCGGCGATGAACGAAAACGAGCGCCCTATCTTGCTGCTGGCAGGCGATGGACCACTGGGTCCCTCGCTGGAACAAATGGTGGACAGATGGCGCTTGGGACTGTGGGTGCGGTTTGTCGGGTTTCAGGACGACGTGCGGGCAGTGCTGTGGGCAGCCGATGCCTTCGTCCATGTCCCAACACATTTCCCTGAAGGCACACCCAACGCTATTCTGGAAGCGATGGCGGCGTGTTTGCCTGTGATCGCCACACCCGTCGGAGGCACGGGCGAAATTGTGGAACCTGACCGCACGGGGCTGCTTGTCCCGCCTGGTGACACGGTGGCATTGGTGGAAGCGCTGCGGCGCTTGCGCGCCGACCCGGCGGAGCGGCACCGGCTGGGTGCTGCCGCCCAAACTTATGTGCGGGAGCACCATAGCCTTAACCGCTTGGTGGAACGGGTGAACGCCATTTACACCCACCTGTGGCATGAACATGAGGCAGTGCTGTGTTGA
- the rfaF_1 gene encoding ADP-heptose--LPS heptosyltransferase 2: MSERIAALTLNHIGDVVFVEPALTALRAGHPTARLVVITSPEGQAVLACNPAVDEVWVRQRDGWSWCQLARRLRRYMPTVAVSFSPSSLGLALCAFLSGAPRRIGFAFRPGLPLLFTAALPLDPQRHVVEDYLALVETAGGKPVRQQPRLFVTAEERSHAYQRLQQLGWDGTTPLLGCHPFSSVASKEWSTDNFATLLRRLSGALGVQPVIFGSDAERHRAERLAHQVQGIVAAGALALREFIAAVTWCSGFIGGDSGPVHIAAALGVPTVALFGPTDPIRTGPLGSQVTVVRSPTGDMRDIPLEAVWAAAKTLGTKVGAGQCPSRSSS; the protein is encoded by the coding sequence ATGAGCGAGCGCATCGCTGCCCTAACGCTCAACCACATCGGCGATGTGGTGTTCGTGGAACCTGCGTTGACGGCTTTGCGGGCGGGGCATCCGACGGCGCGCCTTGTCGTCATCACTTCGCCTGAGGGGCAGGCAGTCTTAGCCTGCAACCCGGCAGTTGACGAAGTGTGGGTGCGCCAACGGGACGGATGGAGCTGGTGCCAACTGGCTCGCCGGTTGCGGCGGTATATGCCGACCGTCGCGGTGAGTTTTTCGCCTTCATCGTTAGGGTTAGCACTTTGCGCCTTCTTGAGCGGGGCACCCCGACGCATCGGGTTTGCCTTTCGCCCAGGGCTGCCCTTGTTGTTCACAGCGGCGTTGCCCCTTGATCCGCAACGACATGTCGTTGAGGACTATTTGGCATTGGTGGAAACTGCTGGAGGCAAACCTGTGCGACAGCAACCCCGTTTGTTCGTTACAGCGGAAGAACGCTCCCATGCCTATCAACGGTTGCAGCAATTGGGTTGGGATGGCACGACGCCACTGTTAGGTTGTCATCCCTTTTCCAGCGTCGCCAGCAAGGAGTGGAGCACGGACAACTTCGCTACGCTACTTCGCCGGTTGAGCGGTGCCTTAGGGGTTCAACCTGTTATCTTCGGCAGCGATGCGGAACGGCACCGTGCCGAACGGCTGGCGCACCAAGTGCAGGGCATCGTCGCGGCAGGCGCGTTGGCGTTGCGAGAATTTATCGCCGCTGTCACTTGGTGCAGTGGGTTTATCGGCGGCGATAGTGGACCTGTGCACATCGCTGCGGCGTTGGGCGTGCCGACGGTAGCGTTATTTGGACCGACTGACCCTATCCGCACAGGTCCGTTGGGCTCTCAAGTGACAGTGGTCCGCTCACCGACCGGCGATATGCGTGACATCCCGTTAGAGGCGGTGTGGGCGGCAGCCAAAACTTTAGGGACAAAGGTAGGCGCTGGGCAGTGCCCCTCTCGGTCATCGTCTTGA